One window of the Nicotiana tabacum cultivar K326 chromosome 4, ASM71507v2, whole genome shotgun sequence genome contains the following:
- the LOC107829515 gene encoding GDSL esterase/lipase APG-like, translating into MGIQTLALILVALLGFANRLNAQDSTTLVPAIITFGDSAVDVGNNDYIHTLFKANYPPYGRDFVNRQPTGRFCNGKLATDITADTLGFTTYPSAYLSPQASGKNLLIGTNFASAAAGYDDKTAILNHAIPLSIQMQYYKEYQAKLTKVAGSQKAASILKDALYLLSAGSSDFLQNYYINPYINKLYTPDQYGSYLVGIFTSFVKDLHAQGARRIGVTSLPPLGCLPAARTLFGFHESGCVSKINTDAQQFNKKMNSAATQLQKQLPGLKIAIFDIFQPLYDLVKSPSDHGFTEANRGCCGTGTVETTSLLCNPKSPGTCSNATQYVFWDSVHPSQAANQVLADSLIIQGINLIG; encoded by the exons ATGGGAATCCAAACATTGGCATTGATCTTGGTGGCGTTATTGGGTTTTGCCAACCGTCTGAATGCTCAAGATTCGACTACCCTTGTTCCGGCAATAATTACATTTGGCGATTCAGCTGTGGATGTTGGGAATAATGACTACATTCACACCCTTTTTAAGGCAAATTATCCTCCTTATGGAAGGGATTTTGTTAATCGTCAACCTACTGGTAGATTCTGCAATGGCAAATTAGCCACTGATATCACTG CTGATACACTTGGTTTCACCACTTACCCATCTGCATATCTGAGCCCCCAAGCATCAGGCAAGAATCTCCTTATTGGTACTAACTTCGCTTCTGCCGCTGCTGGCTATGACGATAAAACTGCCATCCTTAAC CATGCAATTCCATTGTCAATACAGATGCAATATTACAAGGAATACCAAGCCAAGCTAACAAAAGTTGCAGGCAGCCAAAAAGCGGCATCAATCCTAAAGGATGCGCTCTACTTATTAAGCGCAGGAAGCAGTGATTTCTTGCAAAATTACTACATCAATCCTTATATTAACAAACTCTATACTCCTGATCAGTATGGTTCTTATCTTGTCGGCATCTTCACTAGCTTTGTCAAG GATTTGCATGCGCAAGGAGCAAGGAGAATTGGAGTAACTTCACTGCCACCATTGGGCTGTCTTCCTGCTGCTAGAACATTGTTCGGATTTCACGAGAGTGGATGTGTCTCAAAAATCAATACAGATGCCCAACAATTCAACAAGAAGATGAATTCAGCTGCTACACAATTACAAAAACAACTCCCAGGCCTTAAGATTGCTATCTTTGACATTTTCCAGCCCCTATATGACCTCGTCAAATCTCCATCAGATCATG GATTCACGGAAGCAAATAGAGGCTGTTGTGGAACAGGAACAGTGGAGACGACGTCGTTATTGTGCAACCCAAAGTCACCAGGGACTTGTAGCAATGCAACTCAGTATGTTTTTTGGGATAGTGTACATCCATCTCAAGCTGCTAACCAAGTCCTAGCTGATTCACTTATCATCCAAGGCATCAACCTTATTGGATAA